A region of Candidatus Zixiibacteriota bacterium DNA encodes the following proteins:
- a CDS encoding cupin domain-containing protein, with amino-acid sequence MPVRKYNEIDEKNVTMADVIGVTKRIPIGKNEGWENYTLRVFKIAPGGHTPKHKHDWEHVNYIMAGKGRLTIDGRVHEVAEKDFALVPPKSLHQFENPYDRDFEFICIVPNRGEY; translated from the coding sequence ATGCCGGTTAGAAAATACAACGAAATTGATGAAAAGAACGTGACAATGGCTGATGTCATCGGCGTGACCAAAAGAATTCCAATCGGGAAAAACGAGGGCTGGGAAAATTACACCCTTCGGGTTTTCAAAATCGCGCCGGGCGGTCACACCCCTAAACATAAGCATGACTGGGAGCATGTCAATTATATTATGGCCGGAAAAGGACGGCTGACTATCGACGGCCGGGTGCATGAAGTAGCCGAGAAAGACTTCGCCCTGGTCCCGCCCAAGTCACTGCATCAATTCGAAAATCCCTATGACCGCGATTTCGAGTTTATCTGTATCGTTCCCAACCGCGGGGAGTATTGA
- the secD gene encoding protein translocase subunit SecD, protein MRSQTWRFAITGILIVLAFIGFWNTLKLWTLSDSDRQKMEDQKPGSINELERKAMRLGLDLQGGIHVVLQVQMEKLDRTAREGAVERAIQVIRNRIDFTGVTEPVIQKQGNDRIIVDLPGYTDAERAEDIIGQTAQLEFKLTESFENAQIILNKIDSVVAEVRKAEKESGKNKSEKKIETASAEPTTGEVTPIDTAGTADDDFFASILGEDSTGEIDETMFMDEEKPFSQYLEPFLYADRTNTPWPGYSVQVRDRKILEKILAMPEVQRVIPEEDQFAWSTRKDLRNAQEVYFLYLLQRKVQFLGKYLESIKLGRGQFQEHTVDFKLSGRASAAFARLTGSNIDKPLAIVIDDKVESAPIISSKIRGSGQITMGGGATLEDAKDLSIVLKAGALPAPVEIIEKNVVGPTLGSDSIRKGMTASFVGLLLVLVFIGIYYRISGLIADVALIFNVFFLLSIMAALGATLTMPGIAGIILTIGISVDSNILIFERIREELRTGKTIRASIDAGYNRALLTIIDSHVTTLITAGALFLFGSGPIKGFAVSLFWGVTISLYTAVIITKMIFDIRKGYKTLSI, encoded by the coding sequence ATGAGAAGTCAAACCTGGCGTTTTGCCATAACAGGAATCTTAATTGTTCTGGCCTTCATCGGCTTCTGGAACACGCTCAAATTGTGGACATTGAGCGATTCCGATCGTCAGAAAATGGAGGATCAGAAACCCGGCTCTATCAACGAACTGGAACGCAAAGCCATGCGGCTGGGTCTTGACCTTCAGGGTGGCATCCATGTCGTTCTTCAGGTCCAGATGGAAAAACTGGACCGAACCGCTCGCGAGGGTGCGGTAGAACGAGCCATCCAGGTCATCCGAAACCGAATCGATTTTACCGGCGTAACCGAACCGGTTATCCAGAAGCAGGGTAATGATCGTATCATTGTCGATCTACCTGGTTACACCGATGCCGAACGGGCCGAGGATATTATCGGTCAAACCGCCCAGCTGGAATTCAAGCTGACGGAATCTTTTGAAAATGCTCAAATAATTCTAAATAAGATTGATTCTGTGGTGGCTGAGGTTCGCAAAGCCGAAAAAGAAAGCGGAAAAAATAAAAGCGAGAAAAAAATCGAAACCGCTTCGGCTGAACCCACAACGGGCGAGGTGACTCCGATCGATACCGCCGGGACTGCCGACGATGATTTTTTTGCAAGTATTCTGGGCGAGGACAGTACCGGCGAGATTGATGAAACCATGTTTATGGATGAGGAGAAACCATTCAGTCAGTACCTTGAACCATTCCTGTATGCGGATCGGACCAATACCCCTTGGCCGGGATATTCGGTCCAGGTTCGGGATCGTAAAATACTTGAAAAGATACTGGCCATGCCGGAAGTCCAACGGGTTATTCCGGAAGAGGATCAGTTCGCCTGGTCGACACGCAAGGATTTAAGGAATGCCCAGGAAGTATATTTCCTTTATCTTCTGCAGAGAAAAGTTCAATTTCTCGGCAAGTATCTCGAATCCATTAAACTGGGGCGAGGTCAATTCCAGGAGCATACGGTTGACTTCAAACTGTCCGGGCGAGCCTCGGCGGCTTTCGCCCGCCTGACCGGTTCAAATATTGATAAACCGCTGGCGATTGTAATCGATGATAAGGTCGAATCGGCCCCGATTATCAGTTCCAAAATCCGCGGTAGCGGTCAGATTACCATGGGTGGCGGAGCCACTCTCGAGGATGCGAAGGATCTGTCGATCGTTCTCAAAGCAGGCGCCCTGCCGGCCCCGGTTGAAATTATCGAGAAAAATGTGGTCGGACCGACTCTCGGTTCCGATTCAATTCGAAAGGGAATGACGGCATCGTTTGTCGGTTTATTACTGGTGCTGGTCTTTATCGGTATTTATTATCGGATATCGGGTCTGATTGCCGATGTCGCACTGATTTTTAATGTCTTCTTCCTGCTCTCTATCATGGCCGCCCTTGGTGCGACTTTGACAATGCCGGGTATCGCCGGGATTATTCTGACCATTGGTATTTCGGTGGATTCGAATATCCTTATATTCGAGCGTATTCGTGAGGAGTTGAGAACCGGTAAGACGATTCGGGCTTCGATTGATGCCGGCTATAACCGGGCGCTTTTAACCATTATCGACAGCCACGTAACCACCCTGATCACCGCCGGCGCCCTGTTCCTGTTTGGTTCCGGTCCGATTAAGGGTTTCGCCGTGTCGCTGTTCTGGGGTGTAACCATATCGCTTTACACCGCTGTTATCATTACCAAGATGATTTTTGATATCCGTAAAGGCTATAAAACTCTCAGTATTTAA
- the secF gene encoding protein translocase subunit SecF codes for MFRIIKETNIDFIGYRKKAFALSALLILLGLFAFIMILLNKANMGIDFEGGTMLQGNFENPINIADLRAAVTSNGFPEASIQKLERYNVPNSYMIRVKEITAGDEKAIDKLTAVINERFPDNKFQKDSEHTIGPAVGESLRKSAQWAILISILGMIIYIGLRFDFRSGVAATIATFHDVLAVLGIFYILDKEISLLVITALLTLAGYSLTDTVVVYDRIRENLAKFRKKGEFVATVNTSINDVLSRTIMTTLSVLLVVVTLYIFGGEVLRDFSLALIIGVIVGTYSSVFVASPIVVEWEARHPKRFK; via the coding sequence ATGTTCAGGATAATAAAAGAAACCAATATAGATTTTATCGGATATCGCAAGAAGGCCTTTGCGTTATCCGCCCTGCTGATTCTTCTTGGCCTGTTCGCCTTTATTATGATTCTGCTGAACAAGGCGAATATGGGAATTGATTTCGAGGGTGGGACGATGCTTCAGGGTAACTTTGAAAATCCGATCAATATTGCCGATCTGCGTGCGGCCGTCACAAGCAACGGTTTTCCCGAGGCCTCAATCCAGAAACTGGAACGTTATAATGTCCCCAATTCCTATATGATCCGGGTCAAGGAAATCACCGCCGGGGATGAAAAGGCCATTGACAAACTGACCGCCGTCATTAATGAACGGTTCCCCGATAATAAATTTCAGAAGGATTCCGAGCACACCATCGGGCCGGCCGTGGGAGAATCCCTCCGAAAAAGCGCCCAGTGGGCAATTTTGATTTCCATCCTGGGGATGATTATTTATATCGGATTGCGCTTTGATTTCCGCTCCGGGGTGGCCGCTACCATCGCCACTTTTCATGACGTTCTGGCGGTCCTGGGGATATTCTATATTCTCGACAAGGAAATTTCACTTCTGGTGATAACTGCCCTTCTAACCCTGGCCGGGTATTCATTAACGGACACGGTCGTGGTCTATGACCGGATTCGTGAGAATCTCGCCAAGTTTCGTAAAAAAGGCGAATTTGTTGCCACCGTCAATACCTCGATCAATGATGTTCTTTCGCGGACCATCATGACGACCCTTTCCGTATTACTGGTGGTGGTTACATTGTATATTTTCGGCGGTGAAGTTCTTCGAGATTTTTCACTGGCCCTTATTATTGGAGTAATAGTCGGAACATATTCCTCGGTCTTTGTGGCCAGCCCGATTGTCGTTGAGTGGGAAGCCCGTCATCCAAAAAGGTTTAAATAA
- a CDS encoding CYTH domain-containing protein, whose translation MMPEEKEIKIDLFCEANFRRLLEYLGSPQKRKRQVNHFFDSADNALGARGWALRIRETEDTVLVTLKGPAIREISGLTVRPEIESPFPAGQVDGILNYGLPVDILPDEIRNAVTKIIPPENLSRILTFETSRMAFSRIVIGVEICLEMDRTVYQDNSIDYELEIELPDNDTAVRVLPELTEMFAKLKVNWSFQDISKFARALKKMGTNSKR comes from the coding sequence ATGATGCCCGAAGAAAAAGAAATCAAAATTGACCTGTTCTGTGAAGCCAACTTCCGGCGCCTGCTTGAATATCTCGGATCTCCGCAAAAGAGGAAACGGCAGGTAAATCATTTTTTTGACAGCGCCGATAATGCTCTTGGCGCGAGGGGTTGGGCTCTCCGTATCAGGGAAACGGAAGATACCGTTTTGGTGACTCTCAAGGGTCCGGCCATCAGAGAAATATCAGGATTAACGGTTCGACCCGAGATTGAATCACCCTTCCCGGCCGGGCAAGTCGATGGAATTCTCAATTACGGCTTGCCGGTAGATATCCTTCCCGATGAAATTAGAAATGCGGTAACGAAAATTATTCCGCCTGAAAATCTTTCGAGAATATTGACATTTGAGACTTCCCGGATGGCCTTCTCTCGTATAGTGATAGGAGTGGAAATCTGTCTGGAGATGGACCGAACCGTTTATCAGGATAACTCGATTGACTATGAGCTCGAAATCGAATTACCCGATAACGATACCGCTGTCAGGGTACTGCCGGAATTAACGGAAATGTTTGCAAAACTGAAGGTAAACTGGTCCTTTCAGGATATCAGTAAATTCGCCCGGGCGTTAAAAAAAATGGGGACCAACAGCAAGAGATGA
- a CDS encoding right-handed parallel beta-helix repeat-containing protein gives MFASKSVIKIILILFLGLITGPGDVYSRTLTIERGNNLQATIDFASDGDTILIRGRDFDAVPTDFIDSLCGNCTEHRTAVKASCGLVVRDKSLHLIGTGRGETTINTHSGYGIFFVNSPHSSLQNLTITGGHRDPDGKATDAAVVVRNAGVEIRNCDISDNTDRVDSIVVGIAGIVGREGAELLVDNCRIINNGWDGVALYRGATAIITDCLIKDGRGAGIGVTWDATCLAYRNIVAGYWKGIGAFGTAWVAARNNAVMDNLGWGIIATGKSYMDISNNVVHHNGNCGVAPWSNESRGRIINNIIIDNGWREEWVCPCVGVWNYGDWAKWEFAYNIVWNNKEGNYRDIWDQTDINGNLSVDPGFVGDSIFILKAGSRAVDAGHPEIFDNDGTCSDIGLYGGPQAKKR, from the coding sequence ATGTTCGCATCGAAATCAGTAATAAAAATCATCCTGATTTTATTTCTGGGGCTTATCACCGGGCCCGGAGATGTTTATTCGCGGACTCTGACCATTGAGCGCGGGAATAACTTGCAGGCCACTATCGATTTTGCCTCCGATGGTGATACCATTTTAATCAGAGGCAGGGATTTCGATGCCGTTCCGACGGATTTCATCGATTCTCTCTGCGGCAATTGCACCGAACACAGGACGGCGGTTAAAGCCAGCTGTGGTCTTGTTGTCCGGGATAAATCGTTACACCTGATAGGTACCGGTCGCGGCGAAACAACCATTAACACCCATTCGGGTTATGGAATCTTTTTCGTGAATTCACCTCATTCATCACTTCAAAACCTGACCATAACCGGGGGACATCGCGATCCCGACGGTAAGGCCACCGATGCCGCCGTGGTGGTCCGTAATGCCGGAGTCGAAATCCGCAATTGTGATATCAGCGATAATACCGATCGAGTCGATTCGATTGTGGTCGGTATCGCCGGAATAGTCGGCCGTGAGGGAGCTGAACTCCTGGTGGATAATTGTCGGATTATCAATAATGGCTGGGACGGGGTGGCCCTTTATCGGGGAGCAACAGCCATTATTACCGATTGCCTGATCAAGGATGGACGAGGCGCCGGAATCGGTGTCACCTGGGATGCCACCTGTCTGGCCTATCGAAATATTGTCGCCGGATACTGGAAAGGTATCGGGGCTTTCGGAACCGCCTGGGTGGCGGCCCGCAACAACGCCGTCATGGACAATCTCGGCTGGGGAATTATAGCCACCGGGAAATCATATATGGATATTTCCAATAATGTCGTTCATCACAACGGCAACTGCGGTGTGGCCCCGTGGTCCAATGAAAGCCGGGGAAGAATAATAAACAATATCATAATCGACAATGGCTGGCGCGAGGAATGGGTGTGCCCGTGCGTCGGTGTCTGGAATTACGGCGACTGGGCCAAATGGGAGTTCGCTTACAATATCGTCTGGAATAATAAAGAAGGCAATTACCGGGATATTTGGGATCAAACCGATATCAATGGCAATCTCTCGGTGGATCCCGGGTTTGTCGGAGACTCCATTTTTATCCTGAAAGCCGGTTCACGGGCTGTCGATGCCGGGCATCCGGAGATATTCGATAATGATGGAACATGTTCCGATATTGGCCTGTACGGGGGTCCGCAGGCGAAAAAACGGTGA